The Streptomyces capitiformicae genome contains the following window.
GGGAGCTGCGGAGGAGCCTGCGCGAGCAGTTGGTGACGGAAGTACGGGAACGCCTGTACGCCTCCTGGCGCCAGCGCGGCGCGGGCACCGCCGAACTGGGCTGGATCGAGGGCGTACTGGACCCGGACGTGCTGACGATCGGCTTCGCGCGCCGCGTCCCGTCGTACAAGCGTCTGACGCTGATGCTGCGCGACCAGGACCGCCTGATGGACCTGTTGCTGCATGCCGACCGTCCGATCCAGATCGTGGTCGCGGGCAAGGCACACCCGGCGGACGACGGCGGAAAGCGCCTCATCCAGGAGCTGGTGCGCTTTGCGGACGACCCGCGCGTACGCCACCGGATCGTGTTCCTCCCCGACTACGGCATGGCGATGGCCCAGAAGCTGTATCCGGGGTGCGATGTGTGGCTGAACAACCCGCTGCGGCCGCTGGAGGCATGCGGGACGTCGGGGATGAAGGCGGCCCTGAACGGTTGTTTGAATCTTTCCGTGTTGGACGGCTGGTGGGACGAATGGTTCCAGCCGGACTTCGGCTGGGCGATCCCGACGGCCGACGGGGCGGCGATGGACGAGGACCGCCGGGACGACGTGGAAGCGGCCGCGCTGTACGACCTGCTGGAACAGCGCGTGGCCCCGCGCTTCTACGAACGCGGCCAGGGCGGCCTGCCCGACCGCTGGATCGAGATGGTCCGCCAGACGCTCACGCATCTGGGCCCGAAGGTGCTGGCGGGGCGGATGGTCCGCGAGTACGTGGAGCGCCTGTACGCGCCGGCGGCTCGGGCACACCGGTCCATGGCTCCGGATACGGCTTCTGATGTGGCAGGGGAGCTGGCGGAGTGGAAGGCGCGGGTGCGGGGCGCCTGGCACCGGGTGGCGGTCGACCACGTGGAGACCTCCGCCGCCCCGACCGGCAGGGCGGCGGAACTCGGGGCGTCGCTCGTGCTGCGCGTGCGCGTGCGGCTGGGGGAGCTGGCCCCGGACGACGTCGAGGTCCAGGCCGTCTCGGGCCGCGTCGACTCCGAGGACCGCATCACGGACGCGTCAGCGGTCCCGTTGAAACCGGCGAACGGCCCGGACGAGGAGGGCCGCTGGACCTACGAGGGCCCTCTGTCCCTGGACCGCACGGGCCCCTTCGGCTACACGGTCCGCATCCTCCCGGCCCACCGACTGCTGGCCTCCGCCGCCGAGCTGGGGCTGGTGGTGGTGCCTTCGGAGGAGATGGGGGAGGGGGCGGGGGTGTTGATGCGGTGAGGTGACCTCGGGCGACACGGCGTCGGCCGTCGGCCCCGGTGCCCTGGGCGTGGCCTCGTCGCCGCGCCCAGGGCAACCGCGATCACCCGTGTCGCAGTCTGATGGGCTGCCCCCGCGCAGGCAATGCCGTCCCCGCGCCTCTTGGCGACTCGGCGCCGCACCAGTGGGCACCGGGATGCCGCCGAACGACGCAGGTGAACGGTCGCGCGGGGCACGCTTTGGAAGAACCTACGCGCCGCTGTCGATCCAGCCATGTCCCGTTCGACATCCTCATGCAGGACGCATCGCATCGCCATACGAGGAGGCGACAGGACCTGATGAGGCAACACATGGATCAGCTGCTGCGAGTGCAGAACTTCACCATCTCGAGCGACGGCGTCGCCGCCGGCGAGGACCAGAGTCTGGAGCGGCCTTTCGGCCACAACATCGATCCGGGAAAGCTCTTCGCCTGGGCCGGCGCCACGGCGAGCTGGCCCATCCGCACCGAGCCCGGGGGAAGCCGGGGCCTCGACGACTACTTCACCCGGGACTTCAGCCACAACATCGGCGCCGAGATCATGGGCCGCAACAAGTTCGGACCCCAGCGCGGCCCGTGGGGCGACCACGAGTGGCGCGGCTGGTGGGGTGACGAGCCGCCCTTCCACACGCCGGTGTTCGTCCTGACCCACCACAAGCGTCCATCGTTCACGCTCTCCGACACCACGTTCCATTTCGTGGGCGGCGACCCCGCCACCGTTCTCGCGCAGGCGCGGGAGGCCGCGCAGGGCAAGGACGTCCGGCTCGGCGGCGGCGTGACCACCATCCGGGAGTTCCTCGACGCCGACCTCGTCGACACCATGCATGTGGCCGTCTCACCGGTGAAGCTCGGGTCCGGGCTACGCCTCTGGGACTCGCCCGAACAGCTGCTGGACCGGTTCCACATGGAGGTCGTGCCCAGCCCGAGCGGCGTGACGCACCACCTTTTCTGGCGCAAATGACCAAGAGAGACAACGTGGTGTGATCAACAGGTGGCAGATCGTGGGCGTCATCGGTCTTCAGCTGTTCCGGTTCCGCCCAGTGAGCCGCTGATACCTGCGGCCGGTCCAACCGACAGCCACCCATGCGGCGAAGAGGACGGTCGCGGCGAGGGTGCCCGCGACGGTGTCGGTGAAGAGGAGCGCGAGCAGGACCGCGATCAGCGTGATCGTCCCGGCCGAGGACGTGGTGAAGGAGTCGGCACGCAGGACGATGCGCAGGAACCGCGAGGGTGAGGCGTCGGTCATGGCATCTCCACGCTGCGGTAGGGGAAGGGGCGACCCGAGGATGACGCCAGGGCCTGTCGTGATCAACAGGCTGGCAGGAGGCTGCCGATCCAGATGATCGCTGCGCGGAAATGGAGTCCACACTGACCAGGGGCATCGAACGGCCGACTAGCTTTCGCTCGTGGATGTCGTCGCGCATCTCCCAGCAGATCGGCAGGCGGTGGAACCAGTGCAGATGGGCGAACACGCGCTCCACGCCCCCGGGTTGGCTGCCCAAGCCGGAGCCATGCTCGGTGCCCCGCCGGGCGATCAGCGGCTTCACTCCGAGAGCCCAGACCAGGCGGCGGTGTGGGAGAACGTGGTGGCCGCGTCGTAGCGGATGCGGCCGTGGAGGAGGCCTGGCTGTTCACCATCGCCCGGCGCAGCGTGGTCAACCAGGGTCTCGACCACCTGTACGTCAGACAGTCGTCACTCCGCAGCCGTCACTGCAAAGGCTTCCGACCCGGACACCATGATCAGCGTGCCCGGGTCGATGTGCCCTCAGCAGATATCGAGGCGATTGAAGTCGTACGTCGCCTGGTCCGGGAAGTTGTAGATGTTGCCGTCCGCGAGGGCGTAGTACGGGTTGGTGTTGGGACCCCAGAAACGGACCTGGGCTCCGCCAGTCTGGTTGTTGCGAACAGAGAGCGCGTCGATGAAGTTCGAGAGCGACCGCGTATCGCACTTGAACAGGTGGAAGATGCTGTGCTTGCCGTCGCCCTGACCAATCGCCACGCAGGCGATTCCAGATGCCCGGGAGCACCAGATCAGCTCACTGTCCCGCTGGGCACTCGACACATCCCGCTTTACCCACTCGCCTGAGAACAGCGGGTAGATCTCGGGTGTCCACCCGGTCGTTCCGGCCGCAACGTTCTGTGCTGCCTGTGCTGGTGCCGACACCGCCAGCGGAACAAGGACCGCGGCGATCATCGTCACGACCATTGCAGCCGCCCGTTTTCCGATTCTTCTCAAGCTCATTTGATCTCCTCTGCAGTCGCAACCGATGCAGCCGTTCCAACGGCGAGATGTCGTCACCACGGCTGCTGCTGTTACCCGACCGGATCGCTCACATCCCCTGCTCAAGATGCCGTAGCGGCCAAGAGCTCCCCCGAGTCAGCGCCTCGAACTGTAGGCCGCGTCAGGGACGTCGCGACCCTGACAGATGTCAGGGTGTGGCATTCGGGGCTGGCCGACGTCACTGCCTGGCGAGCAGGCCCGGACAAGGCCGTACCCGCAGGCACGTGCCCGGCGAGCGGGCGCACCAATACCGCATCGGCGGCTCTGCCGGGTAGCTGAGCCAGCCAATGTGCAGGTGAAGGTCGAGCGAGCCCCGGGGCCAGGGACGTGGAAGCCGCGAGACCTCCAGCCGACGCGCAACCGGCCGAGCGGATGCTCCAGGAGTTGATCGAGGCCGAGGCCGAGGCCACGGCCCGGATCGGCGCGGAGTGGAACGAGCACACCGACACGCGCACCGCGCTGCGCAACGGCCACCGCGACAAGACGCTCAGCAGCCAGGCCGGCGACCTGGACCTGGCGATTCCCAAGCTGCGGTCGGGGAGCTTCTTTCCCGCGCTGCTGGAGCGGCGCCGCCGCATCGACCAGGCCCTGTATGCGGTCATCATGGAGGCCTACATCCACGGCGTGTCCACGCGGCCAAGGCGCGGGTCGAGCACCAGATCGTGTCCCGGGCCGTGGTGTTCGCCACGGGGATCACCGAGGACGGCGGCCGGGAGGTGCTGGGCGTGAGGGTCGGTGACAGCCAGACCGAGTTGTTCTCTGGACCGAGTTCCTGCGTCACCTGCGCGAACGCGGTCTGACCGGGGTCCGGCTCGTCATCGGCGACCACCACTCAGGGCTTGTCAAGGCCATCCGCAAGGTCATGCTCGGGGCCGCCTAGCAGCGCTGCAGGGTGACTTCCTGCGCAAGACCGGCAGAGCTACCGCCGACGCAACCTCGTCGAACGCTGCTTCATCCGCCTCAAAGGCTTCCGCGGAATCGCCACCAGATACGACAGGACCGCCACCTCCTACGAAGCAGCGGTCAGTCTTGCGTCATTCCTGCTCTGGGCAAGATCCGTTTGAAGACGGGCCTTAGTTGCCACCGCCACCGCCACCGCCGCCGTCCCCACCGCCACCGCCGCCGTCCCCACCCCAGCCCCCGCCGTCCCCGCTGCCGCCGGAGTCCCCGCCGTCCGAGCCCCAGCCGTCGCTGCCGCCGGGCTCGTTGTCGTCGCTGCTGTTGCCGAGGTTGCTGAACCACGTGCGGTCCCACCATTCATCGAGGGCGATCGGTTCGCTCTCGTGTGAGGGGCGCTTGCGGTTGGACGGGAAGCGGGCCAGGCCTGTCGTGTCGCCGATGCCGAAGGCGACGGAGAATACATGGGCCATGACGGCGTCCAGGGGGTCGGGGCTCTCGTGGTGGACGGGCGCCAGCGGGAGGAGCACCGAGCCCGGGTCGAGCACCTGGTGGCGAAATGGACGGGTCAGAAGGGCGACGCGGCGTTCGTCGCGCAGCAGCCACGAACTCTTCGCGCTCTCCCGGCGCAGCACCCAGTGGCTCCCGGGCAGGCGCACCTCCACAGAGCTCTTTGACTTGCGCAGCCGCTTCGTGAGGGCGAGGTGGGCCGTGACGTCGCCGACGGTCAGGGTCAGGCCCTTGGACGGTTCCGGGGCGTCCCTGTGGAAGCCGTGCGGTGCCCGGATCCGTACGACGGGAGCGTGTGGCCCCCACACGTCCACGCGAACCAGACGCCGGTCCACGGCGACGGTCACCGGCCCGGCGGGGCCCGGCGCGTACCGGCGCGCGATCCACAGCGGTACGCCCTCGGCCCGGGCACGCTCCGCCAGGGCGGCCACCTGCGCCGGCCCACCGCACCGCTGTACCGCCAACTCCCCCAGCCTGTGGGCGAACTCGGCGGCCTGCCGCACCTTCACGGGCGTGGAGGTACCGGTGACGCGGGTCACGGGGACGACCCCGGGGCCGTTCGGCAGCCGCGTCAGCGGGCGTTCCGTCCCGCCGCCCCCGACCCAGTACCCGCGCTGGAACGCCTCGGCCATGGCACCGAGGTTCAGCTCGCTCAACGGCGTGATCCTGCCGCCCTTGCGCAGATGCTCCTCGGTCAACTCCACGGTCCGCGCCAGCGGATTCCTCGACCGCTCGCCATACCGCACCTGACTCACGACACCCCCGTATACGTACGCCACTCAGCAGAGTCCAGGGTCACACAGCCGCGCCCCGGTGTCGGAGACGCCCGTCTCAGTCCTTGGGGTTCCCGGCCAGCCGCCGCAGCACCACCCCGCACCGGCGTGCGTACGCGTGCTGCAAGCCCCTGGTCGCCGGGCCGCCCGCGCGGGCGTACCACTTGGCGCCGCGGCTGAAGGCCGTGACCGTCAGCCAGACCGTGCCGTCGCCCGTGCGGTCGACGACGAAGGCCTCCTCGCCGCACTCCGGGTGGCCGGGGAGTGTGCCGTAGGCCCAGCCCTTGCGGCGGGGTTCGTCCACGGTCCACACGACACGGCAGGGGGCCTTGATGACGCCGCCCAGGGTGACGGTGACGTCGACGCCCGGGGCCGCCTCCGCCGCGTCCGTCCTGATGCCCACGCCCATCGCGCGGTGCATCTCCCAGGTGAGGACCGCCTCGGCGGCCCTGGTGAACACGTCCGTGCCCTCGCCTATACGGGTTCTGACCTGCAACGGGTTGAAACCGGGCGGGCAGCGGCCCTCTCGGGTCGCGCCGACGTCGGCGTAGGTGAAGGGGCCCTCGGGGAGGTCGGGGCGGGCGGCGTCGCTGTGGGGCATGAGGCCAAAGCCTAGGGCGGCACCCGGAGTCGCCTTCTCTCCGGGTACCGCCCTGACTCAGATGTGCGTCGACTCAGATGTGCGTCGACTCAGATGTACCTCACGCCGTGACGTTGACCGCCGCCCACGCCGCGTTCACCGCCGCGTACTCCGCGCTGCTGGCGCCGTAGAGGGAGGACGCCGCGTTCAGGGTCGCCGTACGGGCGCCCTTGTAGTTCGTGGTCGACGTCATGTACGTCGTCAGCGCCTTGTACCAGATCTGCACCGCCTTGTCGCGGCCGATGCCGGTGATCGTGGCGCCGTTGGAGGTCGGGGAGTTGTACGTCACCCCGTTGATCGTCTTCGAGCCGCTGCCCTCGGAGAGGAGGTAGAAGAAGTGGTTCGCGGGACCCGAGGAGTAGTGGACGTCCATGCTTCCCAGGGACGACGACCAGTAGTTGGCCGAGTTGCCGTCCTTGCTCGGCTGGTCCATGTAGCGCAGCGGGGTGCCGTTGCCGCGGATGTCGACCTTCTCGCCGATGAGGTAGTCGCCCGGGTCCTTGGAGTTGGCGGCGTAGAACTCGACCGCCGTGCCGAGGATGTCGGAGGTGGCCTCGTTCAGGCCGCCGGACTCGCCGGAGTAGTTCAGGCCGGCCGTGTTGGAGGTCAGGCCGTGGGTCATCTCGTGGCCGGCCACGTCCAGAGAGGTCAGCGGCTTGACGTTGCCCGAGCCGTCGCCGTACGTCATGCAGAAGCAGCTGTCGGACCAGAAGGCGTTGACGTACGCGTTGCCGTAGTGGACGCGGGAATGCGCCGCGACGCCGTTGTTCTTGATGCCGTTGCGACCGAGGACGTTCTTGTAGAAGTCCCAGGTGACCTGGGCGCCGTAGTGGGCGTCCACCGCGGCGTTCTGGTCGGTGGAGGAGCTCGTCGCCGTACCCGTGCCCCAGATGTCGTCGGAGTCGGTGAAGAGCGTGCCGGCCGAGGAGGACGTGGCGCGGGCCTTGTTGTACGTCTTGTGGCCGCCGCGTGTGGCGTCGCTGAGCTGGTACGTCGAGCCCGACAGCGTCGTGCCGATGGTGACCGAGCCGTTGTACTGGCTGTTGCCGCTGCCGGTCTGGATGGCCTCCCACTCGTACAGCTTCTTACCGGTCTCCGCGTCGGTGATGACGTGGAGCTCCTGCGGGGTGCCGTCGTGCTGGAAGCCGCCGACGACCGTCTCGTAGGCGAGGGCGGGCTTGCCGCTCGCGGCCCAGACGACCTTGCGCGGGGCCTTGTCGGCCGCGGTCTTGGTGGAGCCCTCGGCCCGGGCGGCCTTCAGGGCCTGCTTCTCGGCGGTGGCCTTGGTGACCTCGGCGGTGAGGTCGGTGACCTCGACGGCGGCCTTCGTCGCCTTGGTGACGCTCTTGATGTCGCCGGCCTTGGACTCGTGGACGACCAGGTCGCCACCGAGGACCGGCAGTCCGCCGTACGTGCGCTCGTAGCGCGTGTGGACCGTGCCGTCCGCGTCCTTCAGGACATCGCGGACGACCAGTTCCTCCTTGGCACCCAGGCCTATCTCGTCGGCGGTCTCGGCCGTGGCCGCGTCCGCCTCCTTGATCAGGGCGGTGCGCGCGGCGGGGGTCAGCAGGACCGGGGCGCCGGCCGGCTGGGCCTTGTCCGCGACGGGGGCGGGCTGGGCGGTGGCACCGGAGGTCAGCCCGGTGGTCAGCAGCGCTCCGGCGGCGACGGCGGTCGCGATGGCCAGCGTGGTGCGCTTGTGACGCGCGTAGAGGGGAGTCACACAAGCTCCTTATGTGGGGGAGGTGCTCTGGTGCTGGTGCGGCGGGTGGAGGAAGAGTGACACTTGAGGCGTGTTCATGTCAGGAGTTCGCGATGATGTTGACCGAAAGTCGACTGTCCGGTGAACGTTTCAGAAATGTAAACGGGCGTGGAGGCGTGAACGGGCGTCGCCCCGGCGGGAGTTGACCCGCCGGGGCGACGCCTGCTGTTCGGCCGTCATGTGAACTACGGGACGGTCCGCCGGCTCCAACGGCGCCACATTCCACAACGGCTACCTCGTCGAGCGTCCCGAGGTGAGCGCAGCATGACCAGGCACGGGAACCGCCCACTCTGCGCTCGGGGGATGTGTTCGTGCCTGGCTCGCGTCGCTACGACAACCCGGCCGCCTACCTGTTCAAGCCCGCCCAGTGGGAGACGCACCGTACGGAGTTCTGCCACCTGGTCGGCAAGAGCCCCGACGCCTCGGAGGCCCTGCCGCTGGTGATGGACGAACTGGATGAGGCCCTCACCGACCTGGAGGAGGTACTCAAGCGCGGCGACGGGCCGGTCCGGCTGAACGACGACGGGGAGCTGGTCATCTCCCCGCTGACCGCGGAGGACATCCCTACCGAGGCCGAGGACCTGCACGCCGAGCTGGAGCGGATGCTGCCGAACGTGCCGATCGCCTCGCTGCTGGTGGAGATGGACCGGCACACCGGTTTCCTGGACTGCTTCGTCCACGCCGGCGGCAAGCAGGCCCGTTCCCCGCAGCTCAAAAGGAATCTGATCGCCTGCCTCATCGGGCTCTCCACGAATCTGGGTCTGCACGGGATGGCCGCGTCCTGCGGCATCCCGTACGACGTGCTGGCGTGGACGGCGGAGTGGTATATCCGTGAGGAGACGCTGCGCGAGGCGAACATCTGCCTGGTCAACTACCACCACCAGCTGCCGGTGACGGCGATGTTCGGCTCGGGCACGCTGTCCTCCTCGGACGGGCAGCGGTTCCCCACCCGGGGCAAGTCGATCACCGCCCGGCACCTGAACAAGTACTTCGTGTCCGAGGGCATCTCCACCTACACCCACGTCTCCGACCAGCACTCCACGTTCGGCACGAAGGTCATCGTGGCCACGCACCGTGAGGCCCACTATGTGCTGGACGAGATCCTGGGCAACGCCACGGACCTGCCGATCACCGAGCACGCCACCGACACGCATGGCGTCACCCTGGTCAACTTCGGCCTGTTCGACCTGGTCGGCAAGCAGCTCTCCCCGCGCATCCGCGACCTGGGCAAGATCACGCTGTACCGGATGGGCGCCAAGGCCGACTACGAGGGGCGGTTCCCGAAGGCAGGACCGCTGCTGACGAAGAAGGCCAATCTCGACCTGGTCGCCGACCACTGGGACGACCTGCTCCGTCTCTCAGGGTCGCTGAAGTATGGGCACGCCACCGCTTCCCTGATCGTCGGCAAGCTCTCCGCGTCCTCCCGGCAGAACGCGCTGGCCGCCGCGCTCAAGGAGTACGGGGCGATCAGGAGGACGATCTACGCGGCGAAGTACCTGTCGGACGAGGGTTACCGGCGCAAGATCGCCCGGCAGCTGAACAAGGGCGAGTCCCTCCACGCCCTGCGCCGCCAGCTCCACTACGCACGCGAGGGCAAGGTCACCCGCCGTCAGCCCGAGCAGCAGAGCGAGCAGGCATGGTGCCTGACCGTGGTGACGAACGCGGTCGTTTGTTGGCACACCGAGTACATGGGCCTGGCCGTCGGCGAACTGCGGGGCGCCGGCCGCGAGGTGGACGCCGAGGTCCTGGCGCACATCTCTCCGGCCCGCAGCTCGGTGGTCAACTACTACGGCTCCATCACCGTCGACTACGAACACGAACTGGCCCAGCTTGACGAACAGGGCCACCGGCCGCTGCGAACCGCAGCCGTGGACGAGCCCGGAGCCGGGCTGTAACAGCAGGCGTCGGTCAAGCTGTTGCGCTTGTGAAACTTGTGGGAACCACCTACTGGACGCCAGCGTGATCGGTGATGCTGAGGTTCTCGGCGTGGACAGGTCACTGGAGGTGGCAGGTGGAACGGGGCGCCCTGATCGCGGGCAGGTACGAGCTGACCGAACTGCTGGGCCGAGGAGGCATGGGTGAGGTCTGGGCCGGCCGTGACCGTGAGCTCCACCGCAGCGTCGCCGTCAAACTCCTGCACCGGGACGACAACGCTCAACCCGAGCTGGTCCAGCGCTTCGAGCGCGAGGCAGTGGCCGCGGCCCAGATCAATCACCCCAACATCGTTGCCCTCTACGACCGCGGCACGCACGGCCACCTGCAGTTCCTGGTCATGGAGCACGTTGAGGGCACCAGCCTGGCCCAGTACCTTCACCGTCAGGGCCCCCTGGACCTGGACAGGGCCCTGGAGATCGCCCAGGAGATCTGTGCCGCCCTCGTCGCCGCACACGCGGCGAATGTCGTCCACTACGACATCAAGCCCTCCAACGTCATGCTCACCGCCACCGGCTCCATCA
Protein-coding sequences here:
- a CDS encoding M4 family metallopeptidase, translated to MTPLYARHKRTTLAIATAVAAGALLTTGLTSGATAQPAPVADKAQPAGAPVLLTPAARTALIKEADAATAETADEIGLGAKEELVVRDVLKDADGTVHTRYERTYGGLPVLGGDLVVHESKAGDIKSVTKATKAAVEVTDLTAEVTKATAEKQALKAARAEGSTKTAADKAPRKVVWAASGKPALAYETVVGGFQHDGTPQELHVITDAETGKKLYEWEAIQTGSGNSQYNGSVTIGTTLSGSTYQLSDATRGGHKTYNKARATSSSAGTLFTDSDDIWGTGTATSSSTDQNAAVDAHYGAQVTWDFYKNVLGRNGIKNNGVAAHSRVHYGNAYVNAFWSDSCFCMTYGDGSGNVKPLTSLDVAGHEMTHGLTSNTAGLNYSGESGGLNEATSDILGTAVEFYAANSKDPGDYLIGEKVDIRGNGTPLRYMDQPSKDGNSANYWSSSLGSMDVHYSSGPANHFFYLLSEGSGSKTINGVTYNSPTSNGATITGIGRDKAVQIWYKALTTYMTSTTNYKGARTATLNAASSLYGASSAEYAAVNAAWAAVNVTA
- a CDS encoding DUF1990 family protein, which gives rise to MPHSDAARPDLPEGPFTYADVGATREGRCPPGFNPLQVRTRIGEGTDVFTRAAEAVLTWEMHRAMGVGIRTDAAEAAPGVDVTVTLGGVIKAPCRVVWTVDEPRRKGWAYGTLPGHPECGEEAFVVDRTGDGTVWLTVTAFSRGAKWYARAGGPATRGLQHAYARRCGVVLRRLAGNPKD
- a CDS encoding dihydrofolate reductase family protein, which codes for MDQLLRVQNFTISSDGVAAGEDQSLERPFGHNIDPGKLFAWAGATASWPIRTEPGGSRGLDDYFTRDFSHNIGAEIMGRNKFGPQRGPWGDHEWRGWWGDEPPFHTPVFVLTHHKRPSFTLSDTTFHFVGGDPATVLAQAREAAQGKDVRLGGGVTTIREFLDADLVDTMHVAVSPVKLGSGLRLWDSPEQLLDRFHMEVVPSPSGVTHHLFWRK
- a CDS encoding Tn3 family transposase; translated protein: MRSGDVFVPGSRRYDNPAAYLFKPAQWETHRTEFCHLVGKSPDASEALPLVMDELDEALTDLEEVLKRGDGPVRLNDDGELVISPLTAEDIPTEAEDLHAELERMLPNVPIASLLVEMDRHTGFLDCFVHAGGKQARSPQLKRNLIACLIGLSTNLGLHGMAASCGIPYDVLAWTAEWYIREETLREANICLVNYHHQLPVTAMFGSGTLSSSDGQRFPTRGKSITARHLNKYFVSEGISTYTHVSDQHSTFGTKVIVATHREAHYVLDEILGNATDLPITEHATDTHGVTLVNFGLFDLVGKQLSPRIRDLGKITLYRMGAKADYEGRFPKAGPLLTKKANLDLVADHWDDLLRLSGSLKYGHATASLIVGKLSASSRQNALAAALKEYGAIRRTIYAAKYLSDEGYRRKIARQLNKGESLHALRRQLHYAREGKVTRRQPEQQSEQAWCLTVVTNAVVCWHTEYMGLAVGELRGAGREVDAEVLAHISPARSSVVNYYGSITVDYEHELAQLDEQGHRPLRTAAVDEPGAGL